The Drosophila bipectinata strain 14024-0381.07 chromosome 2L, DbipHiC1v2, whole genome shotgun sequence genome has a segment encoding these proteins:
- the Bub1 gene encoding mitotic checkpoint serine/threonine-protein kinase BUB1 encodes MAMHSYMRQGSGTEGGGPAGATPPDEMNGFLKDKQAWEHAISMYQGPDPLDHWYNYICWYENHEHSDPQVKYRETLERCLTEYEHNEYYRQDIRLVRLWLKYIAMQTDPLHFYQVLYQRGTGRTVAAFYIGWATYYESREEFKDAEAVYNLAFQEKAETTAELQHAHSKFTYARSLYYQRQQQQQQLQQQQAQQPDPLQQLANYTQHQMPQGYAQPRSQPYQQHIYQQYHPQQQQHPVPQQQHPSPQQVHPAAPQQHPTAPQSHPAAPQLQSAAPQPHPAVPQQHAAPQHQHPAVQPQHPAVQPQHPAVQPQHPAPQLQHQPQEQQLAYQAHYQQQARFEQHPQPAPAPAHVQQQQPAHPQYAPVAEPHYAPNQQQQQQHQPYQPPSQQNSPQAQTHQHSQPQHEVVRNGNGNLNPEPPEQTPPKTSDIAGLRLPRNFYAYGRNNHETWKPALTLEEPDDPTRVCRYAKNLVYPPGAGIEYSPEEILARKYKQVMEQKAEMAEQRQQEAQQTLYDSYESEPSYYMTAVDGALYGHKNNSGQENAGEEDEENEGEDEANEEGEEDEESEEEDEEEEEEEEEEPSEPYTNGVQFSAQTTFEQENRSIKIKFKKEPSNSYSAYTIENVYQQQQHQQQQEQTKEHPHLNQQINHSQPPPEPAPISPIPVQRHRNGSHHHFHPYMLGGQTSTPKSEANGYRRARTKVKHSSFHPDLCSNSNSASSATDVVTASATNTSAAAPGASFNDNANFSFSSASALDNSNSSLALAVDRLNFRDSSQNPINKTLQTHNNNNSTSNNNNGNSTLADFSTFQENSYFATQHDTEAQERRLSKALETISRHLAKEAIDPFNSELCRAFLTKVDFPGDQDDHASYKIVQTALPKISNNRPLNVLEGVTFSIDKEVGRGSYGSVYKATDSRTGNVVALKYQKPPNTWEIYICDQVLKRIKEPDVLPGLMDISTAIIAPNASLIATEFSRFGSLLDINNKIRQATTKVMHESLVMHFSAQICNIVDHLHRQKIIHADIKPDNFLLMKVPDVNSPLPSLRLIDFGCAIDMSLFPDAERTKFRKVIQTDGFTCIEMQEGRSWSYETDLFCIAATVHVMLFGDYMQPLKRGSSWEIRQKLPRYLKKHVWNKFFGDLLNMQPDKLPQLQDMRSVFEEEAYRMDSELQKQIRTLSNILHRR; translated from the exons ATGGCCATGCACTCTTACATGCGCCAAGGATCAGGCACTGAGGGGGGAGGACCCGCGGGTGCTACCCCACCGGACGAGATGAACGGATTCCTCAAGGATAAGCAGGCATGGGAGCACGCCATATCCATGTACCAGGGTCCAGACCCACTGGACCACTGGTACAATTACATATGCTGGTACGAGAACCATGAGCACAGCGATCCCCAGGTGAAGTATCGCGAAACTCTGGAGCGATGTCTCACGGAGTATGAGCACAACGAGTACTACCGCCAGGATATACGTCTGGTGCGTCTCTGGCTTAAGTACATAGCCATGCAGACGGATCCGTTGCACTTCTACCAGGTTCTGTATCAACGCGGAACTGGACGCACAGTGGCTGCCTTCTATATTGGCTGGGCTACCTATTACGAGTCCCGCGAGGAGTTTAAGGACGCAGAGGCTGTCTACAATCTGGCCTTCCAGGAGAAGGCGGAGACCACCGCTGAGCTGCAGCATGCCCACAGCAAGTTTACATATGCAAGATCCCTTTACTATCAacgccaacagcagcagcagcaactacagcagcagcaagcaCAACAGCCTGATCCTCTGCAGCAGCTAGCTAACTACACACAGCATCAGATGCCTCAGGGTTATGCCCAACCTCGCTCCCAGCCATATCAGCAGCATATCTACCAGCAATATCatccccagcagcagcagcacccaGTACCCCAGCAGCAACATCCATCGCCACAGCAAGTGCATCCAGCGGCACCTCAACAGCATCCCACGGCACCACAATCGCATCCTGCGGCACCACAGTTGCAGTCAGCGGCACCCCAACCGCATCCAGCGGTACCACAGCAGCATGCAGCGCCACAACATCAGCATCCAGCTGTCCAGCCTCAACATCCAGCTGTCCAGCCTCAACATCCAGCTGTCCAGCCTCAACATCCAGCTCCGCAGCTCCAGCATCAGCCTCAAGAACAACAGTTGGCCTACCAGGCGCATTACCAGCAACAAGCACGCTTTGAACAGCATCCCCAGCCAGCGCCAGCCCCGGCACAtgtgcagcaacaacagccagCTCATCCGCAATATGCGCCCGTGGCGGAG CCCCACTACGCACCaaaccaacagcaacaacagcaacaccaaccgTACCAGCCACCATCTCAACAGAATTCGCCGCAAGCCCAGACGCATCAGCATTCACAGCCACAGCATGAAGTCGTCAGAAATGGAAACGGTAATCTGAACCCAGAGCCCCCTGAACAAACTCCGCCCAAGACTAGCGACATAGCTGGGTTGCGTTTGCCGCGCAATTTTTACGCCTACGGTCGCAACAACCATGAAACCTGGAAGCCGGCTCTGACGCTTGAGGAGCCGGACGACCCAACGCGAGTGTGTCGCTACGCGAAGAATCTGGTGTATCCTCCAGGAGCTGGAATAGAGTACAGTCCCGAGGAAATACTGGCGCGCAAATACAAACAGGTGATGGAGCAGAAGGCCGAGATGGCGGAACAGCGGCAACAGGAAGCACAGCAAACCCTGTACGATTCCTACGAATCCGAGCCGTCGTACTACATGACTGCTGTTGATGGGGCTCTGTACGGACACAAGAACAATAGCGGTCAGGAAAATGCTGGCGAGGAGGACGAGGAAAACGAAGGCGAGGATGAGGCTAATGAGGAAGgggaggaggacgaggagtCCGAAGAGgaggacgaagaagaggaggaggaggaagaagAAGAGCCTAGCGAACCTTACACCAATGGGGTGCAGTTTAGCGCCCAAACGACCTTCGAGCAGGAGAACCGCTCCATAAAGATCAAGTTCAAGAAGGAGCCCAGCAACAGCTACAGTGCCTATACCATAGAAAACGTctaccagcaacagcagcatcagcagcagcaggaacaGACGAAGGAGCACCCACATCTGAATCAGCAGATAAACCACAGTCAACCTCCGCCGGAGCCGGCGCCCATTTCACCCATTCCCGTCCAGAGGCATCGCAACGGTAGTCACCATCACTTCCACCCGTATATGCTGGGTGGCCAGACTTCCACGCCCAAGAGTGAGGCCAATGGCTATCGCAGGGCCCGCACCAAAGTCAAGCACAGCTCCTTCCATCCGGACCTGTGCAGCAACAGTAATTCCGCTTCCTCGGCCACTGATGTGGTCACTGCCAGCGCTACAAACACGTCTGCAGCTGCTCCCGGAGCCAGCTTCAACGACAACGCCAACTTTTCGTTCTCCAGTGCCAGTGCTCTGGACAATTCCAACAGCTCCCTGGCCTTGGCTGTCGATCGACTTAACTTCCGCGATTCCTCACAAAATCCCATCAACAAAACCCTCCAAacgcacaacaacaacaatagcaccagcaacaacaacaacgggaACAGTACCCTAGCGGATTTCTCCACATTCCAGGAGAACTCGTACTTTGCCACCCAACACGATACGGAGGCTCAGGAGAGGCGACTATCGAAAGCCCTAGAAACCATTTCCCGTCACCTGGCCAAGGAGGCCATCGATCCGTTCAACAGTGAACTCTGTCGCGCCTTCCTGACCAAGGTGGACTTCCCAGGCGACCAGGACGACCACGCTAGCTATAAAATTGTGCAAACGGCCCTACCAAAAATTTCCAATAACCGTCCACTGAACGTTCTCGAGGGCGTAACCTTCAGCATCGACAAGGAGGTGGGTCGTGGTTCATATGGATCGGTTTACAAGGCCACTGATTCGCGGACTGGCAATGTGGTGGCCCTCAAGTACCAGAAGCCCCCAAATACCTGGGAGATATACATTTGTGATCAG GTGCTGAAACGCATCAAGGAGCCCGACGTCCTACCCGGACTAATGGACATTTCCACAGCGATCATCGCTCCAAATGCCAGCTTGATAGCCACCGAGTTCTCTCGGTTCGGGTCTCTGCTGGACATCAACAACAAGATCCGTCAGGCCACAACCAAAGTGATGCACGAGTCGCTGGTGATGCACTTTTCGGCGCAAATCTGCAACATCGTGGACCACCTGCATCGCCAGAAGATCATCCATGCCGACATCAAGCCGGACAACTTCCTCCTGATGAAAGTCCCCGATGTGAACAGTCCCCTGCCGTCGCTCCGGTTGATCGACTTTGGATGCGCCATCGACATGTCGCTGTTTCCCGATGCCGAGCGCACCAAGTTCCGTAAAGTGATACAAACCGATGGCTTCACCTGCATCGAGATGCAGGAGGGTCGCAGCTGGTCCTACGAAACGGATCTGTTTTGCATTGCGGCCACGGTGCACGTGATGCTATTCGGCGACTACATGCAGCCGCTGAAGCGCGGCTCCTCCTGGGAGATACGGCAAAAGCTACCGCGCTACCTCAAGAAGCACGTATGGAATAAGTTCTTCGGCGACCTGCTCAACATGCAGCCCGACAAGCTGCCCCAGCTGCAGGACATGCGTAGTGTCTTCGAGGAGGAGGCTTACCGCATGGACTCCGAACTGCAGAAGCAGATACGCACGCTCTCCAACATCCTGCATCGACGATAA